A genomic segment from Kallotenue papyrolyticum encodes:
- a CDS encoding response regulator transcription factor, whose protein sequence is MKTILVIEDESSIAHLLLALLEMEGYRVVTAQDGHAGLALLRTLRPDLVLCDLMMPHLDGRGVVQAMRADAEMRDIPVILMSAGVDRVDGLDGLITAFVRKPFEIAALLSLIRELVG, encoded by the coding sequence ATGAAGACGATCCTGGTCATCGAAGATGAGAGCAGCATTGCGCACCTGCTGCTGGCATTGCTGGAAATGGAGGGCTACCGTGTCGTAACGGCTCAAGATGGCCACGCGGGCCTTGCCCTGCTGCGAACATTGCGCCCCGATCTGGTACTATGTGACCTGATGATGCCACACCTGGACGGACGTGGCGTGGTCCAGGCCATGCGCGCGGATGCCGAGATGCGTGATATTCCAGTGATCCTGATGAGCGCCGGCGTTGACCGTGTTGACGGTCTGGATGGCCTGATCACCGCTTTTGTGCGCAAGCCGTTCGAAATTGCGGCGTTGTTGAGCCTTATTCGCGAGCTGGTGGGGTAG
- a CDS encoding ATPase domain-containing protein produces the protein MNGGSQQRRRTARVPTGIAGLDQILHGGLLRGGIYIVSGQPGAGKTILANQVCFNHVAAGGRALFVTLLAETHERMLEHLAGLEFFDPEPIGDRLYYISGFETMEQQGLAGLINLLRREIQVHRATLLVIDGMATVWSVADSDVTFRRFIHDVQVFLTASGCTALFLTQRDDQHFRAEHTMVDGLIELLDVHADVRAMRELEITKFRGSAFLRGRHFFEITNAGIVVYPRTEALLADTQPSAQAPRRRLPFNIGGLDDMLQGGLLSTSVSVLLGVPGSGKTLLSLHFLAAGAQAGEVGLYFGFYETPARVIEKADQVGLRFSEHVARGLLHLAWHPPLEQPLDQLAASLLEAVARYRAQRVVIDGLNSLQQGSIYPERLGRFLTAITNELRARSVTTIFTVETPHLLGTPIEWPVRDITLIAENIIFLRYVEANAHLLRLLSILKVRDSDYDTTTRTFTIGSDGIRVGEPYNPLRLVASGSTSQITSPGMLPLDRLPGADESQA, from the coding sequence ATGAACGGCGGGTCACAGCAGCGCAGGCGGACAGCGCGCGTACCAACCGGCATTGCCGGCCTGGACCAGATTCTGCATGGCGGATTGTTGCGGGGCGGCATCTACATCGTCAGTGGGCAGCCCGGCGCGGGCAAGACGATTCTGGCCAACCAGGTCTGTTTCAACCATGTTGCCGCCGGGGGCCGCGCGCTGTTTGTGACGCTGCTGGCCGAAACCCATGAGCGCATGCTCGAGCACCTGGCCGGTCTCGAGTTCTTCGATCCGGAGCCGATCGGCGACCGCCTGTACTATATCAGTGGCTTCGAGACCATGGAGCAGCAGGGGCTGGCCGGGTTGATCAATCTGCTGCGCCGCGAAATCCAAGTTCACCGCGCTACGCTGCTGGTGATCGACGGTATGGCTACGGTCTGGTCCGTGGCCGACTCGGATGTGACCTTCCGGCGCTTCATCCACGACGTGCAGGTCTTTCTCACCGCCAGCGGCTGCACCGCGCTCTTTCTGACGCAGCGTGACGATCAGCATTTTCGCGCCGAGCACACCATGGTGGATGGTCTGATCGAGCTGTTGGATGTGCATGCCGACGTGCGCGCCATGCGCGAGCTGGAGATCACCAAGTTCCGGGGCAGTGCCTTTTTGCGTGGCCGCCACTTCTTCGAGATCACCAACGCGGGCATTGTGGTCTATCCGCGCACCGAAGCGCTGCTGGCCGATACCCAGCCCAGCGCCCAGGCGCCACGCCGGCGGCTGCCCTTCAACATTGGCGGGCTGGACGATATGCTGCAGGGCGGGCTGCTCTCGACCTCGGTCTCGGTGCTGCTGGGCGTGCCCGGCAGCGGCAAGACGCTCCTCAGTCTGCACTTTCTGGCCGCCGGTGCTCAGGCCGGTGAAGTCGGGCTCTACTTCGGCTTCTACGAAACGCCGGCGCGGGTGATTGAGAAAGCCGATCAGGTTGGCTTGCGCTTCAGCGAGCATGTCGCGCGCGGCCTGCTGCATCTCGCTTGGCATCCGCCGCTGGAGCAACCGCTGGATCAACTGGCCGCCAGTCTGCTGGAGGCCGTGGCGCGCTACCGGGCCCAGCGCGTGGTGATCGATGGCCTGAACTCGCTGCAGCAGGGCAGCATCTATCCCGAACGGCTGGGCCGCTTCCTGACGGCGATCACCAACGAGCTACGCGCGCGCAGCGTGACTACGATCTTCACCGTCGAAACGCCCCATCTGCTGGGAACACCCATTGAATGGCCGGTGCGCGATATCACGCTGATCGCCGAAAACATCATCTTTTTGCGCTATGTCGAAGCCAACGCCCACCTGCTGCGCTTGTTGTCGATCCTCAAGGTGCGCGACAGCGATTACGATACGACCACGCGTACTTTTACCATCGGCAGCGACGGCATTCGTGTTGGCGAGCCCTACAATCCGTTGCGATTAGTGGCGAGTGGATCCACTTCCCAGATCACGTCACCGGGTATGTTGCCGCTTGATCGCCTGCCCGGAGCAGACGAGTCGCAGGCATGA
- a CDS encoding acetyl ornithine aminotransferase family protein — MTQRPGPAAQEIVRRDTQVIAPVSGRVYPFVIDRGLGCEVWDVDGNRYLDFNAGIAVVATGHSHPRVVRAIQEQAAKFIHMAATDFYNEPQVRLAEKLTGLMPTSAQWQVFFCNSGTEAVEAAIKLARYATGRQGIIAFYGAFHGRSYGSLSLTASKPRQRARYFPLLPGVEHAFFPNPYRPPLGSDPARVVDTCLEFIERTIFETVLPAQDVAAIIAEPIQGEGGYVVPPDDWFPRLRDLCDRYGILLILDEVQAGVGRTGKMWGFEHWGIVPDIVASAKGLGSGVPIGACIARRELTESWLPGAHGNTYGGNALACVAAYETLTLVEEELMANAREVGAYLQQRLQAVAERVPAIGQVRGKGLMIGVEFVKDRDSKTPDPEGAERVMVEAFRRGLLILTCGRSTIRFCPPLVLTREQVDEGVAIFEATLQAVFGA; from the coding sequence ATGACGCAGCGGCCAGGCCCGGCTGCGCAGGAAATCGTGCGCCGCGATACGCAGGTGATCGCGCCGGTATCGGGTCGCGTCTATCCCTTTGTGATCGACCGCGGCCTGGGCTGTGAAGTCTGGGACGTGGATGGCAATCGCTACCTGGATTTCAACGCCGGCATCGCCGTGGTCGCGACCGGCCATTCGCATCCGCGCGTGGTTAGGGCGATCCAGGAGCAGGCCGCTAAATTTATCCATATGGCGGCCACCGACTTCTACAACGAGCCGCAGGTCCGGCTGGCCGAGAAGCTGACCGGCCTGATGCCCACCAGCGCGCAGTGGCAGGTTTTTTTCTGCAACTCCGGCACCGAAGCGGTTGAAGCCGCGATCAAGCTGGCGCGCTACGCCACCGGTCGCCAGGGGATCATCGCCTTCTATGGCGCGTTCCACGGGCGCTCGTATGGCTCGCTCTCGCTGACGGCCTCCAAGCCGCGCCAGCGCGCGCGCTACTTCCCGCTGCTGCCCGGCGTCGAGCATGCTTTCTTTCCCAACCCCTACCGCCCGCCGTTGGGCAGCGATCCGGCCAGGGTCGTCGATACCTGCCTGGAGTTCATCGAACGCACCATCTTCGAAACGGTGCTGCCGGCGCAGGATGTCGCCGCGATCATCGCCGAGCCGATCCAGGGCGAGGGCGGCTACGTTGTGCCGCCCGACGATTGGTTTCCGCGCCTGCGCGACCTGTGCGACCGTTACGGCATCCTGCTGATCCTGGATGAGGTGCAGGCCGGTGTGGGGCGCACCGGCAAGATGTGGGGCTTCGAGCACTGGGGCATCGTGCCCGACATCGTCGCCAGCGCCAAAGGGCTGGGCTCTGGCGTGCCGATCGGCGCCTGTATTGCTCGCCGCGAGCTGACCGAGAGCTGGCTGCCCGGTGCGCACGGCAACACCTACGGTGGCAACGCGTTGGCCTGTGTCGCCGCCTACGAAACGCTGACGCTGGTTGAAGAGGAGCTGATGGCCAACGCGCGTGAGGTAGGTGCCTATCTGCAGCAGCGCCTGCAGGCCGTCGCCGAGCGCGTGCCGGCCATCGGCCAGGTGCGCGGCAAGGGCCTGATGATCGGCGTCGAGTTCGTCAAGGATCGCGACAGCAAAACGCCCGACCCGGAGGGCGCCGAGCGCGTGATGGTGGAGGCCTTCCGCCGTGGCCTGCTGATCCTGACCTGTGGCCGTTCGACGATCCGCTTCTGCCCGCCGCTGGTGCTGACGCGCGAGCAGGTGGACGAGGGCGTGGCGATCTTCGAAGCGACGCTGCAGGCGGTCTTCGGCGCCTGA
- a CDS encoding YhfC family glutamic-type intramembrane protease produces MSPVIWLSAELLAVVGGPALLAWWIRRRYAASWSSLGWGALAFVASQAVRLPLLIGATLLFNPLLRRDAAAAGFWINFALLALTSGLFEEGARYLVMRGAAKRVRRWNEALMFGAGHGGIEAVLVVGLSVVGALVLLTRGDQLIEQLRVNVPAQADALAAQLAELRAAPAWTAALAIWERALAITLHIGLSILVMRAVRDRRLALLLLAMALHAAFNALALLVVRYAGILAAEAVLTLLTGVPLWIILRTRAQEAAHPPAVEPTLG; encoded by the coding sequence GTGTCACCCGTGATCTGGCTGTCGGCGGAGTTGCTTGCCGTCGTGGGAGGGCCGGCACTGCTGGCCTGGTGGATTCGTCGGCGCTATGCTGCGTCCTGGAGCTCGCTGGGCTGGGGCGCGCTCGCCTTTGTTGCCTCGCAGGCAGTGCGTCTGCCGCTGTTGATCGGTGCAACCCTGCTCTTCAACCCGTTGCTGCGGCGCGATGCTGCGGCTGCCGGCTTCTGGATCAACTTCGCGTTGCTGGCTCTGACGTCGGGTCTCTTCGAGGAGGGCGCGCGCTACCTGGTGATGCGTGGAGCGGCCAAGCGCGTGCGGCGCTGGAACGAGGCGCTGATGTTTGGCGCGGGCCACGGCGGGATCGAGGCCGTCCTGGTGGTCGGGTTGAGCGTGGTCGGCGCGCTCGTGCTGCTAACCAGGGGCGACCAGCTGATCGAGCAACTGCGCGTCAACGTGCCGGCGCAGGCGGATGCGCTGGCTGCACAACTGGCCGAGCTGCGCGCCGCTCCGGCCTGGACCGCCGCGCTGGCGATCTGGGAACGCGCGCTGGCCATCACGCTGCATATCGGCCTGTCGATCCTGGTGATGCGCGCCGTGCGCGATCGACGGCTCGCGCTGCTGCTGCTGGCGATGGCGCTGCACGCGGCGTTCAACGCTCTGGCGCTGCTGGTGGTACGCTACGCCGGCATCCTCGCCGCGGAAGCGGTTCTTACGCTGCTCACCGGCGTGCCGCTGTGGATCATCCTGCGCACGCGTGCCCAGGAAGCAGCACACCCTCCCGCTGTAGAGCCGACGCTTGGCTGA
- the cysC gene encoding adenylyl-sulfate kinase yields the protein MSPSGLTIWLTGLSGAGKSTIAGLLAEALRARGRRVEILDGDVVRTHLSKGLGFSREDRDTNVLRIGWVCEVLTRHGVIAIAAVISPYRATRDEVRRRIGRFVEVFVDAPLEVCIERDVKGLYKKALAGEIAAFTGVSDPYEPPLAPELTLHTAQETPEQSVARILAYLEEHEWIAPATTLVTEVSV from the coding sequence ATGAGTCCATCGGGCTTGACCATTTGGCTGACCGGCCTGTCGGGTGCCGGTAAATCGACCATCGCCGGGTTGCTGGCCGAGGCGCTGCGCGCGCGGGGCCGTCGCGTCGAGATCCTGGACGGCGATGTGGTGCGCACCCATCTGAGCAAAGGCCTGGGCTTTTCGCGCGAGGATCGCGATACCAACGTGCTGCGCATCGGCTGGGTCTGCGAGGTACTGACCCGCCACGGCGTGATCGCGATCGCCGCGGTGATCTCGCCCTACCGCGCCACGCGCGACGAGGTGCGCCGACGCATCGGGCGCTTTGTCGAGGTGTTTGTGGACGCGCCACTCGAGGTGTGTATCGAACGCGATGTCAAAGGTCTGTACAAAAAAGCGCTGGCCGGTGAGATCGCAGCCTTCACCGGCGTATCCGATCCCTACGAACCACCGCTTGCTCCGGAGCTGACGCTGCACACTGCGCAGGAGACGCCCGAGCAGAGCGTTGCCCGCATTCTGGCCTACCTGGAGGAGCACGAGTGGATTGCGCCGGCGACCACGCTGGTCACGGAGGTGTCGGTATGA
- the sat gene encoding sulfate adenylyltransferase, translating into MSLITPHGGHLVNRRLSPRLRAAALERAAGLPRVTLSNVHLADLLLIATGAYSPLTGFLTRADYQAVVDSMHLSNGLPWSLPITLAVDAETAHSLRHTEEVALTDRDGRIVGLLELAEIFPFDREHEARQVYRTTDAAHPGVARLLAGGDHLLGGDVWLLVEPQWAFPHLPHTPGETRALIVEQGWRSVVGFQTRNPVHRAHEYIQKCALEIVDGLLLHPLVGETKDDDIPAAIRIRSYERLLREYYPAGRTLLAAFPAAMRYAGPREAIHHALVRKNYGCTHFIVGRDHAGVGNYYGTYDAQRIFHEFTPAELGITPLFFEHTFFCRRCGGMASAKTCPHDREHHVTLSGTAVRALLQRGEIPPPEFSRREVVEVLLSQYQAVPSA; encoded by the coding sequence ATGTCATTAATCACACCCCATGGCGGCCATCTGGTCAACCGACGCCTGTCGCCGCGCTTGCGCGCCGCTGCGCTGGAGCGCGCTGCCGGATTGCCGCGCGTCACGTTGTCCAACGTCCACCTCGCCGATCTGTTGCTGATCGCCACGGGCGCGTACAGCCCACTGACCGGCTTTCTGACGCGCGCCGACTACCAGGCGGTGGTGGACAGCATGCATCTGAGCAACGGCCTGCCCTGGTCGTTGCCGATCACCCTGGCGGTCGACGCCGAGACCGCCCATAGCCTCCGGCACACCGAGGAAGTGGCGCTAACCGACCGCGATGGACGCATCGTCGGCCTGCTAGAGCTGGCCGAGATCTTCCCCTTCGACCGCGAACACGAGGCGCGCCAGGTCTATCGCACTACCGATGCGGCGCATCCCGGCGTGGCGCGCCTGCTGGCCGGCGGCGATCACCTGCTTGGCGGCGATGTCTGGCTCTTGGTCGAGCCGCAGTGGGCCTTCCCGCACCTGCCGCATACCCCCGGCGAGACGCGCGCGCTGATCGTCGAGCAGGGCTGGCGCAGCGTGGTGGGCTTTCAGACGCGCAATCCGGTCCACCGCGCCCACGAGTACATCCAGAAATGCGCCCTGGAGATCGTCGATGGTCTGTTGCTCCATCCGCTGGTGGGCGAGACCAAAGACGACGATATTCCGGCAGCGATCCGCATCCGTTCCTACGAGCGTCTGCTGCGCGAATACTACCCGGCAGGCCGCACGTTGCTGGCTGCGTTTCCGGCAGCCATGCGCTACGCCGGGCCACGCGAGGCGATCCACCACGCCCTCGTGCGCAAGAACTACGGCTGTACCCACTTCATCGTGGGCCGCGACCATGCCGGCGTAGGCAACTACTATGGCACCTACGACGCGCAGCGCATCTTCCATGAGTTCACGCCGGCAGAGCTGGGCATCACCCCGCTCTTCTTCGAACACACCTTCTTCTGTCGGCGTTGCGGCGGCATGGCCTCGGCCAAGACCTGCCCCCACGATCGCGAACATCATGTCACGCTGTCGGGTACGGCAGTGCGCGCCCTGTTACAGCGCGGCGAGATCCCGCCGCCGGAGTTTTCGCGCCGCGAAGTGGTGGAAGTGTTGCTGAGTCAGTATCAGGCTGTACCAAGCGCATAG
- a CDS encoding phosphoadenylyl-sulfate reductase, translated as MLPSTTCPTPADISVWNDEFQDADAEEVLRWAAARWGRWLVLTCSFGGPAGMVLLDMLMRVAPTTDVIYIDTGLLFPETYRLIEQVRQRYCITPRAVHPRLTLEQQAAQHGPELWRRDPDSCCRLRKVQPLAEALAPYDAWITGLRRSDAATRAQAQRFQWSAKYSLVKINPLVTWSDRDVWRYIHAHQVPYNPLMDQGYRSLGCRPCTRPPINDDPRSGRWVGFAKTECGIHVE; from the coding sequence ATGCTGCCATCAACAACCTGCCCGACACCGGCAGACATCAGCGTGTGGAACGACGAGTTTCAAGACGCCGACGCCGAGGAGGTGCTGCGCTGGGCCGCGGCGCGTTGGGGCCGCTGGCTGGTGCTGACCTGCTCCTTCGGCGGGCCGGCAGGCATGGTGCTGCTGGACATGCTCATGCGCGTCGCGCCCACCACGGATGTGATCTACATCGATACCGGCCTGCTCTTTCCGGAGACCTACCGCCTGATCGAGCAGGTGCGTCAGCGCTACTGCATCACACCGCGCGCCGTGCATCCACGCCTGACGCTCGAGCAGCAGGCCGCGCAGCACGGGCCGGAGCTCTGGCGGCGCGATCCTGACAGCTGCTGTCGGCTGCGCAAAGTGCAGCCGCTGGCCGAGGCGTTGGCGCCCTACGATGCCTGGATCACCGGGCTGCGCCGCAGCGATGCCGCCACGCGCGCCCAGGCGCAACGCTTCCAGTGGAGCGCCAAATACAGCTTGGTCAAGATCAACCCGCTGGTGACGTGGAGCGATCGCGACGTGTGGCGCTACATCCACGCCCACCAGGTGCCCTACAACCCGCTGATGGACCAGGGCTACCGCTCGCTGGGCTGTAGGCCCTGTACCCGTCCCCCGATCAACGACGATCCCCGTTCGGGCCGCTGGGTCGGCTTCGCTAAGACCGAGTGCGGCATCCACGTCGAGTAG
- a CDS encoding NADPH-dependent assimilatory sulfite reductase hemoprotein subunit: protein MAVDTNVVSAKPSKVEELKATSNGLMGRLAEELADPTTDHVSEEAYQLLKFHGSYQQDDRDQRQQRKREGRDRAWQFMVRTKFPGGRLTAEQYLLADELAGAYGNGTLRITTRQDFQFHGIGKANLKPLIRALNERWVTTYGGCGDIARNVVACPVADLLPGHPPELQTLAQQVSDRFLADSTAYYELWLDGEKILADGTRVRVTPRREESFYGPTYMPRKHKMAIGLPHDNCIDLFTNDLALEGVLDADGRLQGFNLIAGGGLGSTHGKAETFPRLGDRIGFVLPEQALRALEEATAIYRDYGDRSNRRHARLKYVLADRGVDWFRAELARRLGWELPPPAPVTTHGADDHLGWHRQVDGRWLVGVWVENGRIKDTPERPVRSGLRAIVAELRPELRLTAQQNIVLANIADADRPRVEALLAEYRLASGDGEAGLSRLRRYAMACPALPTCGLAVAESERFLPQVIDALEQRGLGAEQVVIRMSGCPNACSRPPTAEIGIVGRSLNLYHLYVGGNIAGTRLARLYQREVRGEALPDVLADLLERWQRERAPGEAFGDWADRVLVSVNDPVN from the coding sequence ATGGCCGTCGATACCAACGTCGTCAGCGCCAAGCCGTCCAAGGTTGAAGAGCTCAAGGCCACCAGCAATGGCTTGATGGGCCGTCTGGCCGAGGAACTGGCCGATCCGACTACCGACCACGTCTCGGAAGAGGCCTATCAACTGCTCAAGTTCCATGGTAGCTACCAGCAGGACGACCGCGACCAGCGGCAGCAGCGCAAGCGCGAAGGGCGCGACCGCGCCTGGCAGTTTATGGTGCGCACCAAGTTTCCGGGCGGCCGGCTGACGGCAGAGCAGTACCTGCTGGCCGATGAGCTGGCCGGCGCCTATGGCAACGGCACGCTGCGCATTACGACGCGCCAGGACTTTCAGTTCCACGGCATAGGCAAGGCCAACCTCAAGCCGCTGATCCGCGCGCTCAACGAACGCTGGGTCACCACCTACGGCGGTTGCGGCGACATCGCCCGCAATGTGGTCGCCTGCCCCGTGGCCGATCTGCTCCCCGGGCATCCGCCGGAGCTGCAAACCCTGGCGCAGCAGGTTAGCGACCGCTTTCTGGCCGACTCCACGGCCTACTACGAGTTGTGGCTGGACGGCGAGAAGATCCTGGCCGACGGCACGCGCGTGCGCGTCACGCCGCGGCGCGAGGAGTCGTTCTACGGCCCAACCTACATGCCGCGCAAGCACAAGATGGCCATCGGGCTACCCCACGACAACTGCATCGACCTCTTCACCAACGATCTGGCGCTGGAGGGCGTGCTCGACGCCGATGGCCGACTGCAGGGCTTCAACCTGATCGCCGGCGGCGGCCTGGGCAGCACACACGGCAAGGCCGAGACCTTTCCGCGTCTGGGCGATCGCATCGGCTTTGTGCTGCCGGAGCAGGCGCTGCGCGCGTTGGAGGAGGCCACCGCCATCTACCGCGACTATGGCGACCGCTCCAACCGACGCCACGCGCGGCTCAAATATGTGCTAGCCGATCGCGGCGTGGACTGGTTCCGCGCAGAACTGGCGCGCCGTCTGGGTTGGGAGCTGCCGCCCCCCGCGCCGGTGACGACACACGGCGCCGATGACCATCTGGGCTGGCACCGCCAGGTGGATGGGCGCTGGCTGGTTGGCGTGTGGGTCGAGAACGGCCGCATCAAGGACACGCCGGAGCGCCCGGTTAGGAGCGGCCTACGCGCGATTGTCGCCGAGCTGCGGCCGGAGCTGCGCCTGACCGCGCAGCAGAACATCGTGCTGGCCAACATCGCCGACGCGGATCGCCCGCGCGTGGAAGCGCTGCTGGCCGAGTACCGCCTGGCGAGCGGCGACGGCGAGGCCGGTCTGAGCCGCCTGCGGCGCTACGCCATGGCCTGTCCGGCCCTGCCCACCTGTGGCCTGGCGGTGGCCGAAAGCGAACGCTTCCTGCCGCAGGTCATCGATGCGCTGGAACAGCGCGGCCTGGGCGCGGAACAGGTGGTGATCCGCATGAGCGGTTGCCCCAACGCCTGCTCGCGTCCGCCCACCGCCGAGATCGGCATCGTCGGGCGCAGCCTCAACCTGTACCACCTCTACGTCGGCGGCAACATCGCCGGCACGCGGCTGGCGCGGCTCTACCAGCGCGAAGTGCGCGGCGAGGCCCTGCCCGATGTTCTGGCCGACCTCCTCGAGCGCTGGCAGCGCGAGCGTGCGCCCGGCGAAGCTTTTGGCGACTGGGCCGACCGCGTGCTGGTCAGCGTCAACGATCCCGTCAACTGA
- a CDS encoding helix-turn-helix domain-containing protein: MQAGRVEELLRRGADQRTVLLRRVPSPAAIAALIASLANTAGGTLLLGVTDHGRVVGVGDVAGALQRIAQGAALVQPPLIIEPQLLEYAGRMLILIDVPQGQDPPYLGPDGRMLVRVGRRTVAATPAQALALARRGLQAARLPNRATAARLQAKQAGLTVDLDQIFDKLERLIVANAELTRRLDQANSWRGRVIDQAIGAVLGGGLSLLLYLFGLQ, translated from the coding sequence ATGCAGGCTGGGCGGGTGGAAGAACTGTTGCGGCGCGGCGCCGATCAGCGCACGGTGCTGCTGCGGCGCGTGCCGTCGCCGGCGGCGATCGCGGCGCTGATCGCCAGTCTGGCCAACACTGCGGGCGGCACGCTGCTGCTGGGCGTGACCGACCATGGACGCGTCGTGGGGGTGGGCGATGTTGCGGGCGCGCTGCAGCGCATTGCGCAGGGCGCGGCGCTGGTGCAGCCGCCGCTGATCATCGAGCCGCAGCTGCTCGAGTACGCCGGTCGCATGCTGATCCTGATCGACGTGCCGCAGGGGCAGGACCCGCCCTACCTGGGGCCCGATGGGCGCATGCTGGTGCGCGTAGGACGGCGCACCGTGGCGGCGACGCCTGCGCAAGCGCTGGCGCTGGCGCGGCGCGGCCTGCAGGCGGCGCGGTTGCCCAACCGTGCGACAGCAGCGCGGCTCCAGGCCAAGCAGGCCGGCCTCACGGTTGATCTGGACCAGATCTTCGACAAACTTGAACGGCTAATCGTCGCCAACGCCGAGCTGACGCGGCGGCTGGATCAGGCCAACTCCTGGCGCGGGCGGGTGATCGATCAGGCCATCGGTGCGGTGTTGGGCGGCGGCTTAAGCCTGCTGCTCTACCTCTTCGGCCTGCAGTGA
- a CDS encoding pentapeptide repeat-containing protein, whose amino-acid sequence MSAVPYHSETQRALRAQLDDADLSGQDLSRADLRKASLRRARLARARLTGARLIGSDLSRADLREAEAQAADLSVATLRHASLAGARLRGATLNGADLRYADLRGVDLREALLLKACLIRADLREADLRHADLAGADLSGACLLGAQLEGADLSGACLTGARLPEDYPGK is encoded by the coding sequence ATGAGCGCCGTTCCCTACCACAGCGAGACCCAGCGCGCCCTGCGGGCGCAGCTCGATGATGCCGATCTCAGCGGCCAGGACCTGAGCCGCGCCGACCTGCGGAAGGCGTCGCTGCGGCGTGCCCGTCTGGCTCGCGCCCGCCTGACCGGTGCGCGGCTGATCGGCAGCGATCTGAGCCGCGCCGACCTGCGCGAGGCGGAAGCACAGGCAGCCGATCTGAGCGTGGCCACGCTGCGCCATGCCTCCCTGGCTGGTGCGCGGCTGCGGGGCGCGACCCTGAACGGCGCCGATCTGCGCTATGCCGATCTGCGTGGCGTCGATCTACGCGAGGCGCTGCTGCTCAAGGCCTGCCTGATCCGCGCCGATCTGCGCGAGGCTGACCTGCGCCACGCCGATCTCGCCGGCGCCGACCTGTCGGGCGCCTGTCTGCTGGGCGCACAGTTGGAGGGCGCCGACCTGTCGGGCGCCTGTCTGACGGGCGCGCGTCTGCCGGAGGACTACCCCGGCAAGTAG
- the aceA gene encoding isocitrate lyase — translation MTGNGHNTAALLARQWASDPRWQGIERPYSAEDVIRLRGSVQIEYTLARMGAERLWHLLHSEDYVAALGALTGNQAMQQVKAGLKAIYVSGWQVAADANLAGQMYPDQSLYPANSVPHLVKRINQTLQRADQIHHAEGKHDVYWFAPIVADGEAGFGGPLNVFELTKAMIEAGAAAVHYEDQLASEKKCGHLGGKVLIPTQQAIRNLVAARLAADVLGVPTLIIARTDANGAQLLTSDHDERDRPFLTGERTAEGFFRVRAGLEQAIARGLAYAPYADLIWCETSTPDLDEARQFAEAIHARFPGKLLAYNCSPSFNWAKKLEPATIAAFQRELGQMGYKFQFVTLAGFHALNYSMFDLAYGYRERGMAAYSELQQAEFAAEARGYTATRHQREVGTGYFDEVAQVIAGGQASTVALAGSTEAEQFH, via the coding sequence ATGACCGGGAACGGACACAATACCGCCGCGCTGTTGGCGCGCCAGTGGGCCAGCGATCCGCGCTGGCAGGGGATCGAACGGCCCTACAGCGCCGAGGACGTGATCCGCCTGCGCGGCTCGGTGCAGATCGAGTACACCCTGGCGCGCATGGGCGCCGAGCGGCTCTGGCACCTGCTGCATAGCGAGGACTACGTCGCCGCCCTGGGCGCGCTCACCGGCAACCAGGCCATGCAGCAGGTCAAGGCCGGGCTTAAGGCGATCTACGTCAGCGGCTGGCAGGTGGCCGCCGATGCCAACCTGGCCGGGCAGATGTACCCCGACCAGAGCCTCTACCCTGCCAACAGTGTGCCCCACCTGGTCAAGCGCATCAACCAGACGCTGCAACGCGCCGACCAGATCCACCATGCCGAGGGCAAGCACGACGTGTATTGGTTCGCTCCCATTGTGGCCGACGGCGAGGCCGGCTTTGGCGGGCCGCTCAACGTCTTCGAGCTGACCAAGGCCATGATCGAAGCCGGCGCGGCTGCCGTGCACTACGAGGATCAGCTCGCCTCCGAAAAGAAGTGCGGCCACCTGGGTGGCAAGGTGCTGATCCCGACGCAGCAGGCGATCCGCAACCTGGTGGCCGCGCGGCTGGCCGCCGACGTGCTGGGCGTGCCGACGCTGATCATCGCCCGCACCGATGCCAACGGCGCCCAGTTGCTGACCAGCGATCACGATGAGCGCGACCGGCCTTTCCTGACCGGCGAGCGCACCGCTGAGGGCTTCTTCCGCGTGCGCGCCGGGCTGGAGCAGGCCATCGCCCGCGGCTTGGCCTACGCGCCCTACGCCGACCTGATCTGGTGCGAGACGTCAACGCCCGATCTGGATGAGGCGCGGCAGTTTGCCGAGGCGATCCATGCACGTTTCCCCGGCAAGCTCTTGGCCTACAACTGCTCGCCGTCGTTCAACTGGGCCAAGAAGCTCGAGCCGGCCACCATCGCCGCCTTCCAGCGCGAGCTAGGACAGATGGGCTACAAGTTCCAGTTCGTGACGCTGGCCGGCTTCCACGCGCTCAACTACAGCATGTTCGATCTGGCCTACGGCTACCGCGAGCGCGGCATGGCCGCCTACTCGGAGCTGCAACAGGCCGAGTTCGCCGCCGAAGCGCGCGGCTACACCGCCACCCGCCACCAGCGCGAGGTCGGCACCGGCTACTTCGACGAGGTGGCCCAGGTGATCGCCGGCGGCCAGGCCTCAACCGTGGCGCTGGCCGGATCGACCGAAGCCGAACAGTTCCACTAG